The DNA region AGttattaattgatcctcacacatATTTTAACCACTTATTTTGCTATTCTATATAATTATGTTGCAAAATTATAATCAGAATCAGGATCagaatttttttcagtaaattttatttttttcgggaaatttgttcaaaatttcctGTTTCCCGTGAATTTTGCAACCCCGGGAATTGGACACtctagtctggactgtattcacatttcaaaatgtaccgatgaaaaaaatgagtagaatatttttgattagTATAAAACGTACGTGCAACATGGACGAATTGCCTTGCATGAAGTGGTGTCGTAACTCTTTTGAGAGTGAAGAGAACAAGATAGGAAATAACTATCTTTTATTACAGAAAGGTTTGCTTCCTTGCTACTTGCAGTGTATTATacacggataaaaatcctgtaagcaaacccggtaactctgtgttgtcgaatttataaacatttaattgtttccaaaatcgtcaacgttttttttttcgatttcgctgtaaatattttcaaaatcgacaacaaaATGTTGACGTTTTCGGAAACGtttcaatgtttacaaattcgaTGAAATAGAGTTACCGGGtttgcttacaggatttcttTTAACAACTAgacttgatatttaaaaaagtcaaatgTTTTTCGCAACAATCAACAGTACAATGTTGAACAGAGTTTACTTTGCCTCCAACCCTTCATACATCAATCTGCCAATTAGTATACAACATATCAACGCGATTGATCTTTGCTGCTCTGATCCACATCtaagccatttttgtttttttttttttttttaatttccgtaAATAAACGCACGCACACTTCACGccaaagtttaaatttaaactcTAGAAGACACCAAAAGGGTGCGATCTTCATAACATACTaacattattatttatattgCTATTACCTTTGGTGgggcaaataaaacaaaaaagaagaacAACAGAAGCATAAATATAGCAGCAATTGAATTGCCCAACATAATCTCTTCCGAATGGATTCGTATGATGGTGCATTATGTTTATAGCAGCGCTTCACTACAATCCAATTAtaatcaaaacaaatcgaaGCAAATGTAATgaaacgtgtgtgtgtgtgtgtcagttTGTTTATTTTAGTGGAATTGCCACCTCCATCACCACCTCCTCTAGGGCAAGCCGGCCTGGCGCACCGTTTCGGGTGTGACGTGGGAGATTTGTTTACTGATACTTTTCATGTTTAAATATACTTCGCTGGGTGGAGGGAGGAGTGGCTGGAGGTTTTACCGCATGAAGGGTGTTTGAGAACGATGGGGGCGCTTTGTATTCTTTTTGGCAGCGTATTATGGTCGATTGCTTGGATTTAATTTTAtagaatttgaagattttcgatCAGAATTGAAAGTAGCATGAAagggtaaataaaaatatgtttagaacGAATCAAGCATTTTCATGtgttgaagaaaacaaaaccTTACTGCAATTACATGATACTTATTTCCCATATCTTCTACTTTTTACTTTGAAGCATCTTCATCCCCCCTTTCATGCAAGGCCATTCACCCATATTGCACAGCACACAAACCATAGTCTAACCCAAGTTGACAACACTCACCCCCGCTTTCTTGGACTTGCCGCCGGCCTTGGACTTCTTCTTACGCTGGGGGATCTTTCCGGCAAACTCCTGCAGCTGCTCCCGACCCGCCATAAAGTCCAGGTGGGGCGGAATGAACCCACTTGGGCCACCTCCACCCCCGACGTCCAGCGGCTGTTGGTGGTGGTGAAGGCGGTGCTGGTGCAGCTGACCCAGTCCCAGACAGTGCGAACTGCACCCGGTGGGGGAATTTCCGGTGGGCGCAGCTTCCGAGGAGCTCGAGGGCTGGGACGAGTCCGACTCGCTCGATTCCGAGCCGTCGTCCGGCCAGGAAGTTGGCTGGCCGGCCATTGCTGGTGTTGTGGTGGAGCCGCCGTCGGCGGTGGGTCCCGAAAAGCTCGATGGGAATTGGTGGCTGTGGGGATAGGTATTGACTATAGTTTGAGTAGACATTCGAGACCTGACAATTCTTACAAAATGGGCGCCGCTGACGAACAGGACGCCGGCGTCGTCGTGTGGCTCGCGTCCGGGCTGTTGGCACTGTGCTGGCTGCTGCTgtagctgctgctgccgctgggGCTGGGCGTGGGCTGGCCGAAGAAAATCCTGGCCCCACCACGACCACCTCCTCCGGCCGCGTTCGGTGTCCTCGGCGGCAGCACTCCACTGGGCGTCTGCGGGAAGAACACCTGGCCTCCCGGTGGCGTGTTGTAGTACCCGGTGGTGAACGGACTGCAGGACGAACTCTGCGGCGACTGCGAGATCGGTGTCGAGGGGGTGTCTGGGGGAAGGAGGTTTGAAGAAAAGAGCGTTAgaagtgttgttgttgttgcgatATGAGTCAGAACAGCTCCAGCGGGAGAAGGACTGCATCTTGTTTGCAACTGGCCCGCTAATGAGAATGACATTCCAGTTTTGCAACGGGGATGCTGTAGAAGGAAATTGCATAAATTCCACCGGAAATTCCTAACCGCTGTGATGTTTCGAGATGATTGATTTGCGAAATGTCAGAGGAACTTTTATAAGAAACGGTAATATTacagattttctaatatttagTATTCATTTGTTTCTCCAGCAAATAAGTCATTCTCCTGATTCGGATTGATGGCTGTCAAAGATTCAAACACCTGATGCAAACCTGACAAGTGCAAGGAATTTTAATTGCCCACATCCAGTCCAAAGCAGTATCCTTCAAGTGAATGCCTCTTTGTTCTCCGCCGGGAACTGCACGACAAAATGGGTCACTGGGTATTGCTCATCATAATGAACAGTCAGTGTGAGCACCATCATGCACggtcatttgcaaaatcaataGCTCAAAGCTACCAGTTCTACCCGAGTACTCATAAGTGATCATTAGTGAGAGAGGTGAGATCACCTTTCCTCATGATCACCTCAGAAAAAAAGACCGCAAACCACGAGCGGAAAATTTATCATCATCAAAAGGACTCACCCCAACTCGAGGGGTGGAAAATGGGAGGGATTAGCTTCAAGGATGTTTGTTTAAAGCGCATTATCAAAGCCCTCGCCGAACTATAATGCAATCGCGAAGCACACATCTGGAACTGAACATGATAATTAGTGgagcgtgaaaaaaaaaacattcacacACGGAATAAATGAGAGTCGGGTTGGGACGTGAGCTGGGACGAGGACGCGAAGCTCGTTAGTGAGAGGAGGAAACGTGATGGAGGTGCAGTGAGTACTGTTGGGATAGTTGTACTAACTGAGAGGATAACTGATTGCTGGTGACCGCCCAAAAGTTGAGGGGTGAAATAAATGTTaatatttaaagttaaaattgcTACATTGTTGAGAGCAGAAATCAAAGGTGCAGGAATTGTTTTGACTATTGATTTGTAAaagattcaaataataaaaaatcataaatttaatttgttttgcttACTTTTGATgcaccaaacttttttttacatatttttgcgcttaaatattcttaaaaaaaaaacacaacaaataaaatcattcaaacGAAAACCAATATGCgcaattttattttcatatagccattttaatttatttttccaaattagCTGAATATTTGGGTACTTTCCGTTTGCCCAAGCGAAGCCATTTTTCAGTTcttataaagtattttttgatcgttttggtatcTTTGGCAAATTTGCGGGGATGGATTAggacttatcgaaaaaaaagatgaatggAATAAATGCTGATTTTtgatatcattttttgtcaattcaaaaataattccaaaaaatccttttttatatttgttaggggacataaaatgagatcttttcacaaaatttcagaAAGGGCTAATAAATCTTTGACCagactatgattttttgataaaaaaaataaaatagaaaaaagtcaaacatttgaaaataaaaaaaagtgttttgcccctttaaaatttttataattgtttattaaatttggtataaaaattgatttaacagagcagaaaattcaacattttttctacGTTAAAATCGGACTATATAAAGATACAGGAATTCCGTTAGAAAAGAGCATAAACcgaaaaaagttttccgatcgggctcaaaaaatTTCTGGGGTTGGAAATAATGAGACCCGTCTTTTATTGTTTCGCCATTAGGGCAATCAACACCGTTCTAGAGTGGTCCCAAGAACGGAAATTTTCgtatattttcgcaaaaaaaacattgaaaagattgcctttcaatcaaaaataatttgagatcCGAAAAAACCAGacatacatttgaaaaagtcgaatGAAAACTTAAACTGGCGTTTTTAccgtgtctgaaaatatttttatcggattcctcgaaaaatttaacataacattcataacatttgaaaatattgggGATGTCAAAAAGTACGTTCCAtagataagattttttgaaaataaaaacagagtTTTTcgatgacaaaattgtcaaaattgtcaaaattgtcaaaattgtcaaaattgtcaaaattgtcaaaattgtcaaaattgtcaaaattgtcaaaattgtcaaaattgtcaaaattgtcaaaattgtcaaaattgtcaaaattgtcaaaattgtcaaaattgtcaaaattgtcaaaattgtcaaaattgtcaaaattgtcaaaattgtcaaaattgtcaaaattgtcaaaattgtcaaaattttcaaaattttcaaaattttcaaaattttcaaaattttcaaaattttcaaaattgtcaaaattgtcaaaattgtcaaaattgtcaaaattgtcaaaattgtcaaaattgtcaaaattgtcaaaattgtcaaaattgtcaaaattgtcaaaattgtgaaaattgtcaaaatcgtcaaaattgtcaaaattgtcaaaattgtcaaaactgtcaaaattgtcaaaattgtcaaaattgtcaaaattgtcaaaattgtcaaaattgacaaaattgacaaaattgacaaaattgtcaaaattgtcaaaattgtcaaaattgtcaaaattgtcaaaattgtcaaaattgtcaaaattgtcaaaattgtcaaaattgtcaaaattgacaaaattgacaaaattgtcaaaattgtcaaaattgtcaaaattgtcaaaattgtcaaaattgtcaaaattgtcaaaattgtcaaaatagtcaaaattgtcaaaattgtcaaaattgtcaaaattgtcaaaaatgtcaaaattgtccaaattgtccaaattgtcaaaattgtcaaaattgtcaaaattgtcaaaattgtcaaaattgtcaaaattgtcaaaattgtcaaaattgtcaaaattttcaaaattgtcaaaattgtcaaaattgtcaaaattgtcaaaattgtcaaaattgtcaaaattgtcaaaattgtcaaaattgtcaaaattgtcaaaattgtcaaaattgtcaaaattgtcaaaattttcaaaattttcaaaattgtcaaaattgtcaaatttgtcaaatttgtcaaatttgtcaaatttgtcaaaattgtcaaatttgtcaaatttgtcaaatttgtcaaatttgtcaaaattgtcaaatttgtcaaatttgtcaaatttgtcaaatttgtcaaatttgtcaaatttgtcaaatttgtcaaatttgtcaaatttgtcaaatttgtcaaatttgtcaaatttgtcaaatttgtcaaatttgtcaaatttgtcaaatttgtcaaatttgtcaaaattgtcataattgtcaaaattgtcaaaattgacaaaattgtcaaaattgtcaaaattgtcaaaattgtcaaaattgtcaaaattgtcaaaattgtcataattgtcaaaattgtcaaaattgtcaaaattgtcaaaattgtcaaaattgtcaaaattgtcaaaattgtcgaaattgtcaaaattgtcaaaattgccaaaattgacaaaattgtcaaaattgtcaaaattgtcaaaattgtcaaaattttcaaaattttcaaaattttcaaaattttcaaaattttcaaaattgtcaaaattgtcaaaattgtcaaaattgtcaaaattgtcaaaattgtcaaaattgtcaaaattgtcaaaattgtcaaaattgtgaaaattgtcaaaatcgtcaaaattgtcaaaattgtcaaaattgtcaaaactgtcaaaattgtcaaaattgtcaaaattgtcaaaattgtcaaaattgtcaaaattgtcaaaattgtcaaaattgtcaaaattgtcaaaattgtcaaaattgtcaaaattgtcaaaattgtcaaaattgtcaaaattgtcaaaattgtcaaaattgtcaaaattgtcaaaattgtcaaaattgtcaaaattgacaaaattgacaaaattgtcaaaattgtcaaaattgtcaaaattgtcaaaattgtcaaaattgtcaaaattgtcaaaattgtcaaaattgtcaaaattgtcaaaattgtcaaaattgtcaaaattgacaaaattgacaaaattgtcaaaattgtcaaaattgtcaaaattgtcaaaattgtcaaaattgtcaaaattgtcaaaattgtcaaaattgtcaaaattgtcaaaattgtcaaaattgtcaaaattgtcaaaattgtcaaaattgtcaaaattgtcaaaattgtcaaaattgtcaaaattgtcaaaattgtcaaaattgtcaaaattgtcaaaattgtcaaaattgtaaaaattgtaaaaattgtaaaaattgtaaaaattgtaaaaattgtaaaaattgtaaaaattgtaaaaattgtaaaaattgtaaaaattgtaaaaattgtaaaaattgtaaaaattgtaaaaattgtaaaaattgtaaaaattgtaaaaattgtaaaattgtaaaaattgtaaaaattgtaaaattgtaaaaattgtaaaaattgtaaaattgtaaaattgtaaaaactgtaaaaattgtaaaaattgtaaaaattgtaaaaattgtaaaaattgtaaaaattgtaaaaattgtaaaaattgtaaaaattgtaaaaattgtaaaaattgtaaaaattgtaaaaattgtaaaaattgtagaaattgtcaaaattgtcaaaattgtcaaaattgtcaaaactatcaaaattgtcaaaactgtcaaaactgtcaaaattgtcaaaattgtcaaaattgtcaaaattgacaaaattgtcaaaattgtcaaaattgtcaaaattgacaaaatagtcaaaaatctcataattctcaaaattctcaagattctcaaaattgtcaaaattgtcaaaattgccaatattgtcaaaattgtcaaaattgtcaaaattgtcaaaattgtcaaaattgtcaaaattgtcaaaattgccaaaattgtcaaaattgtcaaaattgtcaaaattgtcaaaattgtcaaaattgtcaaaattgtcaaaattgtcaaaattgtcaaaattcaaataaaaaagagcTGTGTAACCATTATTGGTCAACTTCTCCTACGTTCGCTCCAAGACATTACATGCTCCACGAAGAGGTGCAAGTGTCCCAAACTTTAGTTTGATTCCCTCTTTTTTCCTGAATCCTCTTTTCAAAAGCATTACAGTCCTCAAACCATCGTACCACCACCGCCAATGATGCACCCTCAATGATGTTCCTCCGATGGTGATGCAGTTGAGAGTTCTTTTCAAGCCAAACTGCTGCTTCAAGAAACAAGTTTTCTTCTCTCCTTCACCCACCCCCCATCCTTTCGCCTCACCTCACTGAATCTTCAGAACTCAAGTCTGGGCCCAAAAGACTTCAACGACTGGAAAAGGTACAACGAACTCTTACCCTGTCTCCCTTTTGGCCCTGGTTGTATGCCATGTGCGTGTCCGTCCACAACCAAGTCTTCAAAGTTCTCTGTGTTGCTTCTAGCTGAACCGAGACGATGCCATTTTGGCGGGAAAATCAAATCGCTTCGGGATGACCGAGACCTGAACAGATCC from Culex quinquefasciatus strain JHB chromosome 3, VPISU_Cqui_1.0_pri_paternal, whole genome shotgun sequence includes:
- the LOC6054583 gene encoding cell death protein hid yields the protein MAIPFLQPEDDDAARLQHATTQSGPPTLGPVSPGPGSSGGPLLHPPPSPLVSGSIPIPGSPAPIGVPPPPPSGTSTAVQTPLLGPAGLMHGDQLVQLFYEALYRYSRGDTPSTPISQSPQSSSCSPFTTGYYNTPPGGQVFFPQTPSGVLPPRTPNAAGGGGRGGARIFFGQPTPSPSGSSSYSSSQHSANSPDASHTTTPASCSSAAPIFHQFPSSFSGPTADGGSTTTPAMAGQPTSWPDDGSESSESDSSQPSSSSEAAPTGNSPTGCSSHCLGLGQLHQHRLHHHQQPLDVGGGGGPSGFIPPHLDFMAGREQLQEFAGKIPQRKKKSKAGGKSKKAGFLEQTLVWPTLAVTATLIALGCGLLAAR